The stretch of DNA CCATCCCTGGCCTGTGGCCCTGGGTATTGCCCAGCATGAAGGGCAccaggagggaagagaggaaaggatCCACCAGGAGTCCcccacctctgcctgcaggtCAGGACAGTGGTAGAGGTCACTGCCTGCCTTAGCCAAAGGGATCTTGAGGCTCTTTGAACTAAACAGCCCTGAAAAAGGGGGGAACAtgggtgctgggaaggagagaaggtgAGGATGTACCAGTgcagggcagccagagctgccaagGGTCCCTCTGGCTTGTGCACAAGATCAATTATGGATGCTCCTGGGTCCTGACTGCTGCCTGTCTTCTCATCCCACTCCAGCAGAACCTCCAGGATCCTGTTGGCCATCCGCTGTCCCTCCATGACCAGTCTGCCTCTACCAAGCCCCATATTTCAGACATGGAAACCCTGGGGTCAGGCTCTGATACCCAGAGCACCACCCCAGGGATACAGACAGGGACCCCCAGTGCCCAAAGTGGCACCACCGGGACACAGCCCGGATCCCAAGCAGGTCACCCAGCAGTGGAGAGAATCACCAGAGACCTGCGTGAGCTCCAAGGCCAGGTGACCTCCCTGCAGGGCCTGGCCAGTGACCTGCAGGGCTTGGCCAGTGACCTGCAGGGTGAGAAGGAGAAGGTGAGCCTGTGGCAGTCCCTGAGAGGGCTGCAGGGGTGCCAGGGGGAGTTGGCAGGGAGGAGGCAAACAAAGGACCCTCATGCTGGGAGAACATAAGGTCCATGCTCTGACTTTGCTAACACCACCCTTCCCAGATTAGGCAGCTGGAGGATGCCCTCGGAAAGCAACATGTGGCTGATGGCAGAGACGAGATCTCCCAGCTGGAGTAAGAGGATGGGAGAGGGCTTTGTATCCTGTGGGGCTGCAAGGGAACCTGGAAGGTGGCCAGGAGCATCCAGTTTGGGTGGTGAGGGACACCTTCCAAGTGGCCGTGGAGAAACTCAGCCTACTTGTGCCTTCATCTCACTGGCCAGGCCTGCACTGCAGGAGGTTaaacaggagcagaaggagctgagagaggagcagaaggagctgagagaggagcagaagaTTACTAAGGCCACACTGAAGCAGCTGGTCACAGCCAACCAGCTTAAGGAGAAGGTGAGGTCCAGCAGGAGCAGTCCCACTCTGGTCCCAAACAACAGGGTGCTCCTTGTGGGGTTCCTGGCCACAtcccctgcctggctggggctATTGAGCCACCGTGGCATGCAGGTCTGCTGGCTGCATCCATCCTAcctccccttcctgcagctggatGAGCTGAGGGCAATGGTGGGGAGTGTGGAGCAGAAGCAGGCAAAGGCAGCAAGCCCTGACCAGAGCTCAGACACCAAGGTGCTGAAGAAGCTCCTACACGACTATGAGATGCTCCGCGAGCGGGTGGACTCCTTAGTGCCACAGCAGGTGCAGAGCTCACTGCCACAGAAGAGCCAGGTGGGCAAATGGCAGCATGGGGGGCTTGGGAGGGTGTGTCAGGACCCTCGTATCAGGTTGTGTTCACTGTAATGTGGGGCAGCCCCTTGCTGTCCCCCAAATTGATTTGGACAAGACAGCAGCATGGAAGCGAGCAGGAAGCTAAAGCCTTGATACAAATGTTGTGCTGGCACTGAGGGCTTGTGGCACTGGCTGAGTACCCTAAATCTGTCTCTGTGGGGCAGCCAGACACCACTGGCATGGCATCATCTTGTCGTCTTCCTCCGTGCAGCaggatgaggagctgctgaagagCATCCAGGCCACAGTTGTGCGGGTGGAAGGGGACTGTGAGCAGCTTGGCTATGTCACAGGAAGCCTCCGGGATGACCATCGCCAGCAGCAGAAAGATATTGAGGTGGGTGGCTGAACCCCCTGCAGGGTTGGAGTATCCCCCAGGCACACCCCAGCCTGGGAACCACCAGAGATCTGATCCCCTGCCCACCTGCTCGCAGCACTCTGTGGATTCAAAGGGCCTTTCCCAGAGGTTTTTGGGTAGCAGAGAGCATGGGATGCTTGGCTGGCCAAGAGGCAGCTCTGACCCTGCTGCAGTGTCATGGAATGCTTTCTGTATTGGAAGGCTCTGTTCCGGTCCCTGGAGAGTCTGGAGAAGAAAGCAGACAAGgaggacctgctgctgctggtacAGTCTTGAGGGGCCTGTCACCAACCAAGGAGTCTCAGGCAGGATGACAAATGCCCCTTGTCCTTTGGGTGCTCAGTGGCAAAACTGGCTTTGGTGTGGGGGGAGAGTGTATTTCCAGACTGGCTGCAGATCCCTTCCCAGGTCCCTCtatctcctctctctccctgggTCCCTTCAGCTGGTGGAATCAACCCCACAGGGGTGATGGGGTGAGCAGGCCATGCATCCCAAAAAGGGGCACAGTGTGCCTGCAGGAGCAGTTTCACCTCTGTCCCCAGCGGACACTGGCCCTGCCTGTTGAACCTCTACCCTGTCCCCACCACTGTCCTGCCTTTCCTCCCTGGTAGAAAGAGGATAAAGCGTCCCTGGGCAGCAAAGTCAATTGCACCCAGTTTGAGGCGAGCATGGAGAGTCTGGAGGAGAGGATGCGGGAGATGCTGAAACGAGTGTTGGGCCAGGAGCAGCGCTGGCAGGAGGTCCACCAGCAGCTCCGTGATGCGCTGGACTCCAAGGTACGGGGTGCCTTGTCCCCACTGCACAAAACTGGCTCATTGGGGATTTTGAAGCCCAAAGCAGCATCCCTCTCAGGATCCCCATCTTGGCTTTTGCTTGAGGACCATCATGTTCCATCCTGGGGCAGCTGGCTGAGGATGTGCATCTGTCCACAGCTGGATCGCCTAGAGTTGGGACCTTTCcagaagcagctggaggagacctGGGGAAGGATGATCAAAGAGCTCAAAGACGAGATGTCAGTCACTGCAGATGATGCTGCAGGAATTAAACAGTGAGTACAATGGGCATGGTGTTGGCTTTGAGGACAGCACTGGCCTCGTTTACTCCAGCTATCCCAGCCAGTGCCCATGTGGTACCCTGGCATCGGACAAGAATAGCTAGCGAACCGCAGGGATGGTGACAAAGCATGATGACTCTGCATTCTCCATCCACCAGTAGCATGTTCGCCACATCAAAGGAGGTACCAGGAGGGGCATCTGCAAAATGGAGCCCTCCAAACCAAAACTGGGATGTGGGTGCAGAGGTGAAAGGATAGGGGACAGCAGGTCgttcctgcaggcaggagcacaaCATACGGCGCCACAAGGGCTGGGTCATGAcctgccctcctggccaggGGCAGGGGGGTCATGAGTCCTGACAAGACAGTGACACTGGGGTTCAGATGGCAGCATGGGCACCTGTGCCCTGCCTCTCACATCCCTCCCtacctgccctgggcagctaCAAAGTTCAGAGGTGCCAGCATTGCTTGTCTCGTTTTTCTGCTGGGGGGGAAATTAGGCTCAACACCCTGCAGTTCCCCATGCAAACACTGTGAATCCTTGCAGTGACATGCCCggcacctgctgctgcctgtgagcTCACTTGTgcccagcacctgctgctgccagtgtgCAGGCAGCACTGCGGCCTCGCCAGGAGCTCACCAAACTCCTTCTCCCCTTAGGCAGCTGCTGGTCCCTTACAAGTGCCTGTCCTGCGACCGGGACCTCAACATGCAGGTGCCTGGCCCGTGAGTAGCACCCAGCACTGGTGTAtcggggggctgcaggggtgggacGGGGGGGTCGGGTGCCGACAGTGCCCAGTGTCAGGCATAGGGGTTAGGGAGTCTGCCTTGGCATCTGACTCTGCTGAGCCCCCTTCACCGCCCTGTCTGTTAGCCAGGGAATGGGAACCCCTCCGGAAACCTctcccagagagcagcaggcagggggaTGCTGTGCGCTACAAGcctgtgggttttggggtgctgtCCCAAGCTGGGATGACTCATTTGTCCCCATCACCCACCCGTGGCTCTTGTCTTCCCCAGGCACATTGACACACTCCCGTTCTATCCGCCAATGCCAATCAGCCACGCTGTACACACCACTACCATCATCACAGAGGAGCAAGCACAACAGCATGGTTACAGGTGGGGCACATGGGGACCCATCCCTGGGCCCTGGGGTGCAGGATAGTCATACCCTGGCAGAGGTAGAGGGAGTCAGGGGGTCTGGGTGGGGCAGGGAAGCAAACGGGGCCACAGAGGGCCAGCTGTCCTTGCCCCAGGTCTCGAGGGTTTTagagctcctgctgtgctgcctcatCCAGCCCTGAGCTCAGGCTTGGTGGGGGGTTGATTCAGCATGGTGGGACAGGCATGGGTCTCCTGCAGCAGTTGTGGGGGAGTCGGGAGGGACATGCCCCACTGGGGCACTGTGGGATGAAGCTCAGGGTAccacagagctgggcactgaTGATTCCTGTGCCCTGGCCCCCAGGAAGCTGCCCAATGGCAGGTCCCACCTCAAGATGCAGAGTGACAGGGGCCAGTACACATCCAATGCACAGCTCAAGGATGCCCTGTGGCTCTCCAAAAAGGTAGGGATGGCAAAGGGAAGGATAAGTCAGGGAGCACTGAGGCTGGGAGGGAGATGCTGAGTATCTGTGGGGAttcgtgcctcagtttcctcagaGAAAGCTGAATGGGAAAGGTTACTTGGGGATGCTGAATTGGGCTCAACACTGCAGCCAGCcactctctccttcccagcctggtgtgactgagctgctgggcacagaTGGCTGCATCAATCACAGACAGGAGCACAGGCCTAAAGTGGCAGTGAGGGCACAGGACAAGCTGGGTATGGCCCTGTAGGGcactggggaaggggggagtgAGCTCCAGCTGTTTGCCAGCAGTGGGTGAGCAAGGCTCTGTGTGCATGGCTGAGTAGGTGGAACTGTGGTCTGAGGTGGGCTGAGGAGGGGCGGACACAGGATAGATGGGGAGGACTGGTGGATGCGGGTGTTTGAGCTGGAGAGCTGTGTGGGGATGGCCCTGGCCAGTGTGGGACAACAGCCTGTCTTCTGGAGAGCAGGGGCCAGCACTCTGTCCCGCAGGGCCTCTGGCCAGGCAGGTGCCCCTGCTGCCTGTCCTAtcctgggctggcagagctgcccctagccagggctgcccctgggctgcaggggggctcATCCCTGTCCCTACCACCCTACTAGAGCACCGGCCAGCCTCTGACCCCCGCCACTGACCCCAGGCACCATGGCATTTGCTGCAAATCCAGTTCCCCCAGATGAAGCACTGGACAGccagcaccagggctgggacagctgcccaaagaaaagggatttctttccaagttaataaaaaatttaacctattgtttttttgaattttctaaGCAAGATTGATTTCAAAACTACCCTCTCACCCCCTGCCTCAGAGCCACCACCGCAAAGCTGGCCAGGTACCACAGGGAATGGCAAAGGTTCAGTGGTGGCAGGACCAGGGGAGCATGGGGGGCACCCCCCAGGCTGGGTGGTGTGAGAGAACTGGGGGTGTGCCCCCAGAATgaaggcaggggaaggagtgGGGCCAGGGGATGTCCCCGAGCCAGGTGGAGGGTCTGGGCCTGCCCCCCAAcccatgggatgggatgtgggGGACAAGAGGTGGAGTCCTTGGGGTGCTGGTTGCCCCACACGTGGGTGCTGGTGCAGCAGGCTCAGGGTGCCCCTGCAGCAGAACTGCTCtttggtggggctgggggtgggtggCAGCCTGAGCAGCgctgctccctctcccaccccagacCCAGGGGGGCTTTGACATCATCCTCAAGCCCTGGGAACGTAGTGAACAGGTGGgaccccagcagagccctgggattCCCGTGGAAGGTGCAGTGGTGACCCCACTGTCACCACTGTCCTCACCATCCCTGCCATCTGCTCTGTCCCTcgtgtcccctctgtccccacaggTGACCATGACCGTGCAGCAGGTACAGCAGTTCCTACACCACTCATCCCTCACAGGTCCTCAAGGTGCCCAGTGACGTCATTCTCATCTGTGTCATATTCCCTGGCTCTGTGGGGACCCCTCAACCCCACCTTGGAGTGCTTCCCCCAGGTGGGGACCTTCAGGGGGATGGGAACCATCAGGGGTGGGGACATCCAGGGTGATTGatctgtggggacagggatgtcAGGGGTGTTGGGGCCCTTGGAATATTGGGGACAACCATGGGAGTCTGGGGACAGCTATGTGGTCAAAGACCTCTAGTGCTGGTTTGGGAGTTTGGGAAACACTAGGGCATTAGGGGACATGCACGGTTGCGGGTTTGGGACTCTGGCTGTCCCACCAAGCCACAGTGCTCAGCGCCCAGCAGGCTCAGCTGTGGGCACCCAAGGGGGACAGAGGCAATGCCTCTCTCCTCACAACCCTACATACTGGTGACCACCCACTGCCTGGTGAGAATGGGTGGGGTGGATGGGTGGGGGGTCCCCTGAAACCATAGGATGTCCTTGCAAGGGAGGACATGGTGCTGGGCAGGGGTCCCTGGGCCATATCCAGGCAGTCACCATTGCTGCCACTGTCCACCCCAACACCATCAGGACAGTGTGCTGGGAAGTCAGGCTGAGGAGGGGGGGGACTAGGGGTGCTGGGAGGTtgaaggtgctggaggaggatggggaCATCTTACCCTGCTGCAGGGGatcaggatgctgtgggatgaaGATACCTTGGAATTTCAAATGACTGagagcccagggctggatgcCTGCTGCCACATGCTGGAGGATAAGTCCAAGACTGGCTGGCAGGTTCAGATCTACTTCTGGAAGACAGTGGATATTTACTCCAGAAACTTTACCTCATCACTGCTGGGACGTTTgtggcagcagcatttccagcacCATTCTGGTTCTTTCTCTGGTTTCTCCTATATTGGATGCAGTTGGTGATGCCTTaaagttttttgattttttgatttttttatttttatagatttttaaaagtagttaTGTAGTggatgtagattttaatgtatcAGTATTTCTAGTAGAAGTAACTACAGCAGCATATAACTCAGGTATTGTTTTCACACTGAGGTCTCTACCAGCATAATTAACATGCATTCTTTTACTGTCTCACGATATTACATCTCTTACcagtattttccagtaaaagtaACTGCAGTAGCTTAACAGTTGCACATACCAAACCCCGTCCCCTATCAATCCCTCAAAATTCTGTTAGCTATTTAGTCTCCTTatcaaggtagaattgtagaaaaacaccttAAGGCCTGCACCAGAAGATGTAAACATAGGCATAACGACCTTAAAGCCTGGAACTTTGGAGGGCCTCCAAGGACTCAACGTGCGGAGAGGAGAATGAAGATGATGACAGAAGGGTCCCAAactcccccagactcaattcccaAGTGGGTGTGCCAAGGGGCGGAGTGGGGTGGAACTGGGGGGTGGGCGAGCAGGGATTGGATGGACATCATTATAAAATTATAGAACTTGTGTCCAAACGCACGCGTGGTGGTTTGTATTCCTGGGGCCTGGGGGCTCATTAAAGCTTCTGCTCTTCTCATCTTATCTCCAACCTAAATTGGCCTGGAGTCATTTTTCCTCCTCGGTCTTTTAGGCAATATTGGCTTTGCAGCAGTGTTATTTTCCCCCAATTTCATTTGAACCTATTGCCTCCAGAACTTCTCTGAAAACTTCAtatctttttctgaatttgcaTCAGCCAAAATCTTAGTCATCAAAACCTCCTCTCCACACTTAACAGAAGTCCTTCTTTCCACGGTTGAGCCCTGAGAAGCCCGGGCTCAACCGTGCTCTGCACGGAATGACATCTCCTCTCCATATAGTTCTGGCTGCAGGGCACCTCCAGGAGGGAGGACAGACTTGCCAGCATCCATCCCCTGGCTCCATGCTGTAGGAAGACTACTGCAGCTTCTGTAAGCAAAAGGACATGGGCCCAGGCTCCCCAGCCTTCTCATGGTCCCTGACAGGATCATCCTGGCTTCTCCAGATTCCCAGGAGGATTGCATTGGAGGATGGGAGGCCAGCTGGAAATCTGTGGGCAGAGAGCTACTGGGGTGGGGAGCCACAGCAGCAGTTGGAGAGGAGATGTGAGAGCAGGGTAAGGCACGGTGCTGTGGCCCCATGGGGTCAATGATTTCCACTCTCGAACCAGCAGGAGTGAGCTGGAGCATCTCCGTGTGGTCTGGGAGCCAAAGTGCTCCTTCCTGATCTCTTCTCTTGGGACATTGCATTTACAGCGGGAATGCAGTGCGAATCTGGTCTCTACAGTGGGCTTGAACATCCTTTAATCTGTTAATGTCTTCCTGTTTCTTGGCACCATGATTTTATGGCAACATAACCACTGCCTGTCAAGCATAGGCATCAGGATAAAGTTCATTCTTTTCCTGGACTGACTGTTGAGGACAGAGATACGACCATCATGAGCCTAGCCCTGATGCAGAAAACATGTacagtgggagcagagggttatggagctgggaatggggccACTGTAACATGGGCAGGTCATCCATCCCTGACCTGCAATCCTGCGTGTCATCTGAGTtccttgggggtccctgatGTCCCTGGGTCCCCAGCCAGACCCTAGAGGTCCTTGTCCCTATGTATGTCCCCAACCACCCTGTCCCGTAATTGTCCTCAACCCACCCATAGTTGTCTCAATCCCCCCCAGGTGTCTTTATCCTCACAAATCAACCCCCCCAGGTATCCCCACCCCAGACCGTTCCCATACCCTTGGCAGTCCCTACCCCTCTGAAGGTCCCCACCTGGGGGAAGCACCACAGGGTGTGGCTGAGGGACCCTAGGGGACCAGGGAATATGACACAGATGAGAATGACGTCACTGGGCACCTTGAGGACCTGTGAGGGATGAGTGGTGTAGGAACTGCTGTACCTGCTGCACAGTCATGGTCACCTGGGGGAACAGAGGGGAGGGACATAGGGACAGAGCAGATGGCAGGGATGGTGAGGACAGTGGTGACAGTGGGGTCACCACTGCACCTTCCACAGGAATCCTGGAGGCTCTGAGCACCCTCTGCTGGGGTCCCACCTGTTCACTACGTTCCCAGGGCTTGAGGATGATGTCAAAGCCCCCCTGGGTCTAGggtgggagagggagcagcGCTGCTCAGGCTGccacccacccccagccccaccaaaGAGCAGTTCTGCTGCAGGGGCACCCTGAGCCTGCTGCACCAGCACCCACGTGTGGGGCAACCAGCACCCCAAGGACTCCACCTCTTGTCCcccacatcccatcccatgggTTGGGGGGCAGGCCCAGACCCTCCACCTGGCTCGGGGACATCCCCTGGCCCcactccttcccctgccttcATTCTGGGGGCACACCCCCAGTTTTCTCACACCACCCAGCCTGGGGGGTGCCCCCCATGCTCCCCTGGTCCTGCCACCACTGAACCTTCATCCTTCCCCATGGCACCCTTCCATGCTGCTAACTTGTCCAAGTCAGTTTGGGGGACAGCAATGGTTTATGGCCCATTCTAATGACATGACTGCTGTTTGGCCCTGCTTCTCATGACCGTGTAGTGGTGCCAGTTGTGCCTcactggaaaagaggaaattggCATGATAAAAAACATTACCACACTTCCACAGGATGTGCTTCTTATCAGCCCTCTCCCTTACCTGGCTTGAAAACACTTTAAGACATCAATCCCAGGTTATGAGGGACACAATAAATCGCCAAGCTTAACAAGATTCTTTATTCAGTCTATCacaatttctccttttttcagttttctgggGTTTGGTGTGTTTTCATGTGGAAGATTTGGTGTGCTCCTTCACCACATCTCATGCTGCTGTGGGGGAAATTCAGGTCTAAAGTGTGcctgagaaattattttacagaataaaaggcaaaaaaacctaaaacccCACAATTCAAATTTCTTTTGCTCAGCCCAGCTACCAGCTTCATTCATGCTGCCCAAACCCTATAATGCACTATAGGGTCTCATCCCCTATATTCAGCTGTTAAAAAAGGCTCTTTTTAGCTTAAATAAACTATCAGATCTGGCTTTTTGGAGGGGATTTTGGACAATGAGGGAACCTGGTGGGGAGAAGCGTCCTGCTAGGCTtcattttggggagaaaaaccTCTTTTCTGAGCAGACAAAgttatgaaatggaaaaaatgaaacaaaacaatgacATTTTATTACAACAAATTAAATAAGAGGGGAAAAGGCCAGTGGGGGGGGGAAACTGGGCAAACTGGTGACACTTGGACAGATTTATGCCCCTCCCCCCAAGCAGGGTCTGGGTTAATTCTGGGAGGGTTTAGGGATACTTTTGGAGCTGTTTCCTGCCCATCTCCACTTCTTATTTTCACTTAGGAAGTGACAGTTTTCTCAAAAACAAAGGGGATGGTGGTTTAACAGCACTTTCTcctggaggcagcagtgcccaCCTTTTCTTAACCAGTTCATCCCTAAGTTGggaatttcttccctgtgagcaCCACTTCGAGGTGGAAAATCACCATTTCTCAGCATGCTGGCTGCTCCTTTGGGGAAAAGGCCCAAAATGGAGCAAACCTCCCCAAAAGCAGAGGATAAAACCCCTTACACCTCCCTGGTTTGCACTGGAGCTGTATTTTGGGGCAAAATATACACAAATTGGTGTCCTCTTAGGTATTATGAGCTGCTGATTTTAGTGCCTTTTGAGTCCTGTTTTTATAAGCACCTGCCAAAACCTGCCAATTACTAACCTGAATAGTTGTAAACCCATGCCCATAATTCCAccatttttcagttaaaatggACCCCAGTGAGGAGCACGGGAGGTTTCATGTCCCCACCTTCATGGAGGACCTGCAGTCTCACTCAGGTTTGCTCCTCAGTGCCTGCCACACTTCCCTCGGGTGCACCGTTCCAAGTCCAGTCTGAATCCTGAGAGTGTTAGTGGGAGAGGGGCAGCATGGGGAGAAGCAGAAGGCAATGGATAAAAAACCCCCCAAGAACGCTCGTTCTCaac from Chiroxiphia lanceolata isolate bChiLan1 chromosome Z, bChiLan1.pri, whole genome shotgun sequence encodes:
- the LOC116780524 gene encoding uncharacterized protein LOC116780524 isoform X2, whose product is MRVAGAQKGRGGGGGGGGGGGGGGRGLLAAQLLTCWVPSEHKRSHSPRTGAVFWGRAEAMASVSLLQLLDDAIGTPEVNVNLEALRKLLKLMLDHLRLLGMQDVLPSAVEETQPAGSHPGLQKEGRTEAGAQGMGQQPQEPGEQLSRKDLLQGTKSGPPVTSMATDVEKTEAKESGISDVEAPPSPRSAPLKIPPSSSEATALSQDPYEDMAGMKATQSSMGEEIQRIKEALGQATDLCEDLRKEVDEMKAAQSHVEEDVQMIQKALGQNLQDPVGHPLSLHDQSASTKPHISDMETLGSGSDTQSTTPGIQTGTPSAQSGTTGTQPGSQAGHPAVERITRDLRELQGQVTSLQGLASDLQGLASDLQGEKEKIRQLEDALGKQHVADGRDEISQLEPALQEVKQEQKELREEQKELREEQKITKATLKQLVTANQLKEKLDELRAMVGSVEQKQAKAASPDQSSDTKVLKKLLHDYEMLRERVDSLVPQQVQSSLPQKSQQDEELLKSIQATVVRVEGDCEQLGYVTGSLRDDHRQQQKDIEALFRSLESLEKKADKEDLLLLKEDKASLGSKVNCTQFEASMESLEERMREMLKRVLGQEQRWQEVHQQLRDALDSKLDRLELGPFQKQLEETWGRMIKELKDEMSVTADDAAGIKQQLLVPYKCLSCDRDLNMQVPGPHIDTLPFYPPMPISHAVHTTTIITEEQAQQHGYRKLPNGRSHLKMQSDRGQYTSNAQLKDALWLSKKPGVTELLGTDGCINHRQEHRPKVAVRAQDKLARLISKLPSHPLPQSHHRKAGQVPQGMAKVQWWQDQGSMGGTPQAGWCERTGGVPPE
- the LOC116780524 gene encoding kinesin-like protein KIF7 isoform X7, which produces MRVAGAQKGRGGGGGGGGGGGGGGRGLLAAQLLTCWVPSEHKRSHSPRTGAVFWGRAEAMASVSLLQLLDDAIGTPEVNVNLEALRKLLKLMLDHLRLLGMQDVLPSAVEETQPAGSHPGLQKEGRTEAGAQGMGQQPQEPGEQLSRKDLLQGTKSGPPVTSMATDVEKTEAKESGISDVEAPPSPRSAPLKIPPSSSEATALSQDPYEDMAGMKATQSSMGEEIQRIKEALGQATDLCEDLRKEVDEMKAAQSHVEEDVQMIQKALGQQNLQDPVGHPLSLHDQSASTKPHISDMETLGSGSDTQSTTPGIQTGTPSAQSGTTGTQPGSQAGHPAVERITRDLRELQGQVTSLQGLASDLQGLASDLQGEKEKIRQLEDALGKQHVADGRDEISQLEPALQEVKQEQKELREEQKELREEQKITKATLKQLVTANQLKEKLDELRAMVGSVEQKQAKAASPDQSSDTKVLKKLLHDYEMLRERVDSLVPQQVQSSLPQKSQQDEELLKSIQATVVRVEGDCEQLGYVTGSLRDDHRQQQKDIEALFRSLESLEKKADKEDLLLLKEDKASLGSKVNCTQFEASMESLEERMREMLKRVLGQEQRWQEVHQQLRDALDSKLDRLELGPFQKQLEETWGRMIKELKDEMSVTADDAAGIKQQLLVPYKCLSCDRDLNMQVPGPHIDTLPFYPPMPISHAVHTTTIITEEQAQQHGYRKLPNGRSHLKMQSDRGQYTSNAQLKDALWLSKKSTGQPLTPATDPRHHGICCKSSSPR